The window ATCAACGCCGCGCCGGACGTCATCCTGGTGATGACCAAGGGCCTGGAATCGGTCGGCGGGGTGGACGGACTGGTCGCCATGCCCGGCGTCGCCCAGACCCCGGCCGGCCAGCAGCGGCGGATCATCGACATGGACGACACCGTGCTGCTCAACTTCGGCACCCGTACCGGCAAGGCGATCCAGGCTCTCGCCCGCGCCATCCACGAATGCCGGTGACGGCGTGACCGCCCCGGTACTCGCCGTCCGCCGGCCGCTGCTGCTCACCGGCCTCGCCGGCACGCTGCTCGTCGTCGGCGTGGTCGCCGCCGGCTCCGGACAGGTGCAGATCGCCCCGGCCGAGGTGGTCGCCTCGGTGCTGCACCGGCTCGGCCTGGAGATCGGCGCGCTGCCGACCGCCCCGCACGGCGAGAACGCGCTGTGGATCGTCCGGTTCCCCCGGGTCGTCCTGGCCGCGATCGTCGGCGCGGCGCTCGGCTGCGCTGGCGCCGTCATGCAGGGCATCTTCGGCAACCCGCTGGCCGAACCCGGGGTCATCGGGGTCTCCTCCGGCGCGGCGGTCGGCGCCGCCCTGGCCATCGTCACCGGGATCTCCGCGCTGGGCGGCTGGACGCTGGCCGCCGCCGCGTTCGCCGGCGGGCTGGCCACCACCTACCTGGTGTACGCGCTGTCCCGCGCCGACGGACGTACCGAGGTGGTCACCCTGGTACTCACCGGCATCGCGGTCAACGCCGTAGCCGGTGCCGCGATCGGGCTGCTGATGTTCGTCACCGACGCGGCCGGGGTGCAGGCGATCGCCTTCTGGAACCTCGGCAGCCTGGCCCAGGCCAACTGGAACGCGGTGGCGGTCGCCCTGCCCTGCCTGGCCGTCGGGTTGGCCGCCGCACTCGCCTCGGCCGGCAAGCTGGATTTGCTCGCCCTCGGCGAACGCTCCGCACGTCACCTCGGGGTGGACGTGGAACGGCTGCGGGTACGCATGATCGTCGTCACCGCGCTGCTCGGCGCCGCCGCGGTGGCCTTCACCGGCGTGATCAGCTTCATCGGTCTGGTGGTACCGCACCTGGTCCGGATGGTCGCCGGACCCGGGCATCGGGTGCTGCTGCCGGCCAGCGCGCTCGGCGGGGCGGTGGTGGTGATCGCCGCCGACCTGGCCGCCCGGACCCTGGTCGAGTACCAGGAACTGCCGCTCGGGGTGCTCACCGCGGTGGTCGGTGGACCGGCCTTCTTCTGGCTGCTGCGCCGTACCCGGCGGCGGGCCGGAGGTTGGGGATGAGCCCGGCACCGGGCCGGCTGCTCGGCCGGCGTCCGGGCCGGCTGCTCGGCCGGCGCACGCCCGTCCGGGTGCCGGCCACCCGGCCGGCCGGCACCGCGCTGATCGAGATCGACCGGCTACGGGTCGAACTTGGCGGGCGGGCGGTGCTCGACCAGGTCGACCTGGTGGTTCACACTGGCGAGGTGGTCGCCCTGGTCGGTCCCAACGGTGCCGGCAAGTCGACTCTGCTCGCTGCCATCGGCGGTGACGTCGCGGCGGCCGCCGGCGTGATCCGGATCGACGGCGCGCCGCAGTCCGACTGGACCTCGACCGAGCTGGCGCTACGCCGGGCGGTGCTGACCCAGCGCAGTGTGCTGTCCTTCCCGTTCACCGTCGCCGAGGTGGTCCGGATGGGCCGGGCGCCGTGGGCCGGGCTGCCCGCCGAGGAGTCCGACGACCCGATCGTCGAGGAGTGTCTGGCCGCCACCGACGTGGCGCAGTTCGCGGACCGTACCTTCACCGCGCTGTCCGGCGGCGAGCAGGCCCGCGCCGCGCTGGCCCGGGTGCTCGCCCAGCGGGCCGCCGCGCTGCTGCTCGACGAACCGACCGCCGCGCTCGACCTGCACCACCAGGAGCTGGTGCTGCGGCTCGCCCGGCAGCGGGCCGCCGCCGGTGACGCCGTCGTGGTGGTGCTGCACGACCTCGGCCTGGCCGGCGCGTACGCGGACCGGATCGCGTTGCTGTCGGCCGGCCGGCTGCGGGCCGTCGGACCACCCGACCAGGTCCTCACCGGTGCGCTGCTCAGCGAGGTGTACCGGCACGACATCGAGGTGTTGCCGCACCCCGAGACCGGACTTCCGCTGGTCGTTCCGCGACGGCAGCACCCGACACCGGCAGGGGCCCGACACGGCAAGGAAAGGAACCCCCCAGATGAGTGACACCTTCTCCGCCCGGCTACGGGCGGCAAGCTGGCAGGACCACCAGGCGGCCGAGTCCCAGCGGTACGTCTCCGCGCTGGTCGCCGGGGAGCTGCCCCGGCAGCGGTACGCCGACCTGGTCGCCCAGCACTATTTCATCTACCAGGTGCTGGAGGAGGCGGCCGACGCGATGCGCGACGATCCGCTGGCCGGCGGCTTCGTCGACGACCGGTTGACCCGGTTGCCGGCGTTGGAGGCCGACCTGGCGTACCTGCTCGGCCCGGACTGGGCCGGCCGAATCGCCCCGAACCTGGCGACTCGCCGCTACGTCGCTCGGATGCAGGAGGTCTGCTTCACCTTCGCGCCGGCGTTCATCGCCCACCACTACACCCGGTACCTCGGTGACCTGTCCGGCGGGTTGTTCATCGGCCGTCAGGTGGCGCAGACGTACGAGCTGACCGAGGAGGGCGGCGTGGCGTTCTACCACTTCGCCGGCATCGACGATCCGCGCGGATACAAGAACGCGTACCGGGCCCGGCTGGACGCCCTGCCGCTGGACGTCACCGCCGAGGCGGCTCTGGTCGGCGAGGTGGCGGTGGCCTACCGGCACAACTCCGCGGTCCTCGCCGAGCTGGGCCAGGAGCAGGAGCCGAAGCCGGTGGCACCGGAGTCGATGGAGTCGGCGGCGTGACCGACCCATTCACCGCCGAGGTGGTCGCCCAGGTGGCCCGGCACATGAACGACGACCACGCCGCCGACTCGTTGCTGATCTGCCGGTCGCTGGGTGGCACCCCGCAGGCTACGACGGCCCGGATGACCGGACTGGACGCCGACGGCATCGAGTTCTCCGCCACCGTGGCCGGCGTCGAGGTGCCGGTCCGGGTGCCGTTCGCGTACCGACTCACCGAACGGGTCCAGGTCCGCCATGAAGTGGTCCGGATGTACCAGGAGGCCTGCGCCCAACTGGGCGTCACGCCCCGGCCGGCGGAGTCCGGGTAAGCGAATCAACGGCAAGGGACGGCCTCGGCCGGCGGGCGGCTGACTGGCATGGCGAGCGGGGCCCGCTGGCGTGTGCAACGATCACGAAATGGTTGCCAAAGGGCATCACGGGCACATCTCGCAAAGCGGTGTCGCGGTGCGGCTCGCCGCCTGGCTGGCGACGGCCGTCGCCGTGCTGTCGATCGCCGGGTGCACCGGGATCGGGATCGGCGAAGCACCCGAGTCCGGCAGCGCGACGTACGCGGCGTGGGGGCTGAACGAGGCGTCCAGTGCGCTGACCGGCTCCGACCGGATGATCGTCCTCAACGGCGACGTGCAGCGCAGCGAGCAGGAGTTCTTCCAGGTACGTGGGGTGTGGGGGCCGGACGGCTTCACCCTCG is drawn from Micromonospora sp. Llam0 and contains these coding sequences:
- a CDS encoding iron ABC transporter permease — its product is MTAPVLAVRRPLLLTGLAGTLLVVGVVAAGSGQVQIAPAEVVASVLHRLGLEIGALPTAPHGENALWIVRFPRVVLAAIVGAALGCAGAVMQGIFGNPLAEPGVIGVSSGAAVGAALAIVTGISALGGWTLAAAAFAGGLATTYLVYALSRADGRTEVVTLVLTGIAVNAVAGAAIGLLMFVTDAAGVQAIAFWNLGSLAQANWNAVAVALPCLAVGLAAALASAGKLDLLALGERSARHLGVDVERLRVRMIVVTALLGAAAVAFTGVISFIGLVVPHLVRMVAGPGHRVLLPASALGGAVVVIAADLAARTLVEYQELPLGVLTAVVGGPAFFWLLRRTRRRAGGWG
- a CDS encoding heme ABC transporter ATP-binding protein, with product MSPAPGRLLGRRPGRLLGRRTPVRVPATRPAGTALIEIDRLRVELGGRAVLDQVDLVVHTGEVVALVGPNGAGKSTLLAAIGGDVAAAAGVIRIDGAPQSDWTSTELALRRAVLTQRSVLSFPFTVAEVVRMGRAPWAGLPAEESDDPIVEECLAATDVAQFADRTFTALSGGEQARAALARVLAQRAAALLLDEPTAALDLHHQELVLRLARQRAAAGDAVVVVLHDLGLAGAYADRIALLSAGRLRAVGPPDQVLTGALLSEVYRHDIEVLPHPETGLPLVVPRRQHPTPAGARHGKERNPPDE
- a CDS encoding heme oxygenase (biliverdin-producing); the encoded protein is MSDTFSARLRAASWQDHQAAESQRYVSALVAGELPRQRYADLVAQHYFIYQVLEEAADAMRDDPLAGGFVDDRLTRLPALEADLAYLLGPDWAGRIAPNLATRRYVARMQEVCFTFAPAFIAHHYTRYLGDLSGGLFIGRQVAQTYELTEEGGVAFYHFAGIDDPRGYKNAYRARLDALPLDVTAEAALVGEVAVAYRHNSAVLAELGQEQEPKPVAPESMESAA
- a CDS encoding DUF2470 domain-containing protein, with protein sequence MTDPFTAEVVAQVARHMNDDHAADSLLICRSLGGTPQATTARMTGLDADGIEFSATVAGVEVPVRVPFAYRLTERVQVRHEVVRMYQEACAQLGVTPRPAESG